A genome region from Paradevosia shaoguanensis includes the following:
- a CDS encoding BrnA antitoxin family protein: protein MTKKFASGRPLTDAEEAEIQRMIASDPDNPELTDEQIAAGGKPFAEVFPELAESIKRSRGRPKLSNAKQAVTLRLDPSTLAKFQAAGDDWRTRMAEVLDKAKVGGR, encoded by the coding sequence ATGACCAAGAAATTTGCCTCGGGGCGCCCGCTTACAGATGCCGAGGAGGCCGAGATCCAACGCATGATCGCGTCGGACCCGGACAATCCTGAACTCACTGACGAGCAGATTGCCGCCGGTGGCAAGCCGTTTGCCGAGGTCTTCCCGGAATTGGCCGAAAGCATCAAGCGCAGCCGGGGGCGCCCGAAGCTTTCCAACGCCAAGCAGGCGGTAACCCTGCGCCTTGACCCGTCGACGCTGGCCAAGTTCCAGGCCGCCGGCGACGACTGGCGCACCCGCATGGCCGAAGTGCTGGACAAAGCGAAGGTAGGTGGCCGCTAG